A section of the Delphinus delphis chromosome 1, mDelDel1.2, whole genome shotgun sequence genome encodes:
- the CRTC2 gene encoding CREB-regulated transcription coactivator 2 isoform X2 has protein sequence MATSGANGPGSATASASNPRKFSEKIALQKQRQAEETAAFEEVMMDIGSTRLQAQKLRLAYTRSSHYGGSLPNVNQIGCGLAEFQSPLHSPLDSSRSTRHHGLVERVQRDPRRMVSPLRRYPRHIDSSPYSPAYLSPPPESSWRRTMPWGNFPAEKGQLFRLPSALNRTSSDSALHTSVMNPSPQDTYPGPAPPSVLPSRRGGFLDGEMDSKVPAIEENLPDDKHLLKPWDAKKLSSSSSRPRSCEVPGINIFPSPDQPATVPVLPPAMNTGGSLPDLTNLHFPPPLPTPLDPEETVYPSLSGGNSTSNLTHTMTHLGISGGLGLGPGYDAPGLHSPLSHPSLQSSLSNPNLQASLSSPQPQLQGSHSHPSLPASSLARHALSTTSLGHPSLSAPALSSSSSSSSASSPVLGAPPYPASTPGASPRHRRVPLSPLSLPAGPADARRSQQQLPKQFSPTMSPTLSSITQGVALDTSKLPSDQRLPPYPYSPPSLVLPTQPPTPKPLQQPGLPSQACSVQPSGGQPPGRQLHYGTLYPPSPSGHGQQSYHRPMSDFSLGNLEQFSMENPSTSLALDPPGFSEGPGFLGGEGPVSGPQDPHALNHQNLTHCSRHGSGPNIILTGDPSPGFSKEISAALAGVPGFEVSAAGLELGLGLEEELRMEPLGLEGLNMLSDPCALLPDPAVEDSFRSDRLQ, from the exons ATGGCGACGTCGGGGGCGAACGGGCCCGGCTCGGCCACGGCCTCAGCTTCCAATCCGCGCAAGTTTAGTGAGAAGATCGCGCTGCAGAAGCAGCGTCAGGCCGAGGAGACGGCGGCCTTCGAGGAGGTGATGATGGACATCGGCTCCACCCGG TTACAGGCCCAAAAACTGCGACTGGCATACACAAGGAGCTCCCATTATGGTGGCTCTCTGCCCAACGTGAACCAGATTGGCTGTGGCCTGGCTGAGTTCCAG AGCCCCCTCCACTCCCCTTTGGATTCATCCCGGAGCACTCGGCACCACGGGCTGGTGGAACGGGTGCAGCGAGATCCCCGAAGAATGGTGTCCCCACTTCGCCGCTACCCCCGCCACAT TGACAGCTCTCCCTATAGTCCTGCCTACTTATCTCCTCCCCCGGAGTCCAGCTGGCGGAG GACAATGCCCTGGGGCAATTTCCCTGCAGAGAAGGGGCAGTTGTTTCGACTACCATCTGCACTTAACAG GACAAGCTCTGACTCTGCCCTTCACACAAGTGTGATGAACCCCAGCCCTCAGGACACTTATCCAGGCCCTGCACCCCCCAGCGTCCTGCCCAGCCGCCGGGGAG GTTTTCTGGATGGCGAAATGGACTCCAAAG TCCCTGCTATTGAGGAGAACTTGCCAGATGACAAGCATTTGCTGAAACCATGGGATGCTAAGAAG ctgtccTCATCCTCCTCCCGACCTCGGTCCTGTGAAGTCCCTGGAATTAA catCTTTCCATCTCCTGACCAGCCTGCCACTGTGCCTGTCCTCCCACCTGCCATGAACACGGGAGGCTCCCTACCTGACCTCACCAACCTGCACTTTCCCCCACCGCTGCCCACCCCCCTGGACCCAGAGGAGACAGTCTACCCCAGCCTGAGTGGGGGCAACAGTACCTCCAATTTGACCCACACCATGACCCACCTGGGCATCAGcgggggcctgggcctgggcccagGCTATGATGCACCAG GACTTCATTCACCTCTCAGCCACCCATCCTTGCAGTCTTCCCTAAGCAATCCCAACCTCCAGGCTTCCCTGAGCAGTCCTCAGCCCCAGCTCCAGGGCTCCCACAGTCACCCCTCACTGCCTGCCTCCTCCTTGGCCCGCCATGCACTGTCCACCACCTCCCTGGGTCACCCCTCACTCAGCGCCCcggccctctcctcctcctcttcctcctcttctgcttCATCTCCGGTGCTGGGTGCCCCCCCTTACCCAGCTTCTACCCCTGGGGCCTCTCCCCGCCACCGCCGTGTGCCCCTCAGTCCCCTGAGTTTGCCCGCGGGCCCAGCCGACGCCAGAAGGTCCCAACAGCAACTGCCCAAACAGTTTTCGCCAACAATGTCACCCACCTTGTCTTCCATCACTCAG GGCGTCGCCCTGGACACCAGTAAGCTGCCCAGTGACCAGCGGCTGCCTCCATACCCGTACAGTCCCCCAAGTTTGGTTCTGCCCACCCAGCCACCCACCCCAAAGCCTCTGCAGCAGCCAGGGCTGCCCTCTCAGGCCTGCTCAGTGCAGCCCTCCGGTGGGCAGCCCCCAGGCAGGCAGCTGCACTATGGGACACTGTACCCACCCAGCCCCAGTGGGCATGGGCAACAGTCTTACCACCGGCCGATGAGTGACTTCAGCCTGGGGAAC CTGGAGCAGTTCAGCATGGAGAACCCATCAACCAGCCTGGCGCTGGATCCCCCTGGCTTTTCCGAAGGGCCTGGATTTTTAGGCGGTGAGGGGCCAGTGAGTGGCCCCCAGGACCCCCATGCCCTCAACCACCAGAACTTAACCCACTGTTCCCGCCATGGCTCAGGGCCTAACATCATCCTCACAG GAGACCCTTCCCCCGGTTTCTCTAAGGAGATTTCAGCGGCCCTGGCTGGAGTGCCCGGTTTTGAGGTGTCAGCAgctgggctggagctggggctggggctggaggaggagctgcGCATGGAGCCTCTGGGCCTGGAGGGGCTCAACATGCTGAGCGACCCCTGTGCCCTGCTGCCTGACCCTGCTGTGGAGGACTCGTTCCGCAGTGACCGGCTGCAGTGA
- the CRTC2 gene encoding CREB-regulated transcription coactivator 2 isoform X1: MATSGANGPGSATASASNPRKFSEKIALQKQRQAEETAAFEEVMMDIGSTRLQAQKLRLAYTRSSHYGGSLPNVNQIGCGLAEFQSPLHSPLDSSRSTRHHGLVERVQRDPRRMVSPLRRYPRHIDSSPYSPAYLSPPPESSWRRTMPWGNFPAEKGQLFRLPSALNRTSSDSALHTSVMNPSPQDTYPGPAPPSVLPSRRGASSTVSFAGFLDGEMDSKVPAIEENLPDDKHLLKPWDAKKLSSSSSRPRSCEVPGINIFPSPDQPATVPVLPPAMNTGGSLPDLTNLHFPPPLPTPLDPEETVYPSLSGGNSTSNLTHTMTHLGISGGLGLGPGYDAPGLHSPLSHPSLQSSLSNPNLQASLSSPQPQLQGSHSHPSLPASSLARHALSTTSLGHPSLSAPALSSSSSSSSASSPVLGAPPYPASTPGASPRHRRVPLSPLSLPAGPADARRSQQQLPKQFSPTMSPTLSSITQGVALDTSKLPSDQRLPPYPYSPPSLVLPTQPPTPKPLQQPGLPSQACSVQPSGGQPPGRQLHYGTLYPPSPSGHGQQSYHRPMSDFSLGNLEQFSMENPSTSLALDPPGFSEGPGFLGGEGPVSGPQDPHALNHQNLTHCSRHGSGPNIILTGDPSPGFSKEISAALAGVPGFEVSAAGLELGLGLEEELRMEPLGLEGLNMLSDPCALLPDPAVEDSFRSDRLQ; encoded by the exons ATGGCGACGTCGGGGGCGAACGGGCCCGGCTCGGCCACGGCCTCAGCTTCCAATCCGCGCAAGTTTAGTGAGAAGATCGCGCTGCAGAAGCAGCGTCAGGCCGAGGAGACGGCGGCCTTCGAGGAGGTGATGATGGACATCGGCTCCACCCGG TTACAGGCCCAAAAACTGCGACTGGCATACACAAGGAGCTCCCATTATGGTGGCTCTCTGCCCAACGTGAACCAGATTGGCTGTGGCCTGGCTGAGTTCCAG AGCCCCCTCCACTCCCCTTTGGATTCATCCCGGAGCACTCGGCACCACGGGCTGGTGGAACGGGTGCAGCGAGATCCCCGAAGAATGGTGTCCCCACTTCGCCGCTACCCCCGCCACAT TGACAGCTCTCCCTATAGTCCTGCCTACTTATCTCCTCCCCCGGAGTCCAGCTGGCGGAG GACAATGCCCTGGGGCAATTTCCCTGCAGAGAAGGGGCAGTTGTTTCGACTACCATCTGCACTTAACAG GACAAGCTCTGACTCTGCCCTTCACACAAGTGTGATGAACCCCAGCCCTCAGGACACTTATCCAGGCCCTGCACCCCCCAGCGTCCTGCCCAGCCGCCGGGGAG CCAGCTCCACCGTATCCTTTGCAGGTTTTCTGGATGGCGAAATGGACTCCAAAG TCCCTGCTATTGAGGAGAACTTGCCAGATGACAAGCATTTGCTGAAACCATGGGATGCTAAGAAG ctgtccTCATCCTCCTCCCGACCTCGGTCCTGTGAAGTCCCTGGAATTAA catCTTTCCATCTCCTGACCAGCCTGCCACTGTGCCTGTCCTCCCACCTGCCATGAACACGGGAGGCTCCCTACCTGACCTCACCAACCTGCACTTTCCCCCACCGCTGCCCACCCCCCTGGACCCAGAGGAGACAGTCTACCCCAGCCTGAGTGGGGGCAACAGTACCTCCAATTTGACCCACACCATGACCCACCTGGGCATCAGcgggggcctgggcctgggcccagGCTATGATGCACCAG GACTTCATTCACCTCTCAGCCACCCATCCTTGCAGTCTTCCCTAAGCAATCCCAACCTCCAGGCTTCCCTGAGCAGTCCTCAGCCCCAGCTCCAGGGCTCCCACAGTCACCCCTCACTGCCTGCCTCCTCCTTGGCCCGCCATGCACTGTCCACCACCTCCCTGGGTCACCCCTCACTCAGCGCCCcggccctctcctcctcctcttcctcctcttctgcttCATCTCCGGTGCTGGGTGCCCCCCCTTACCCAGCTTCTACCCCTGGGGCCTCTCCCCGCCACCGCCGTGTGCCCCTCAGTCCCCTGAGTTTGCCCGCGGGCCCAGCCGACGCCAGAAGGTCCCAACAGCAACTGCCCAAACAGTTTTCGCCAACAATGTCACCCACCTTGTCTTCCATCACTCAG GGCGTCGCCCTGGACACCAGTAAGCTGCCCAGTGACCAGCGGCTGCCTCCATACCCGTACAGTCCCCCAAGTTTGGTTCTGCCCACCCAGCCACCCACCCCAAAGCCTCTGCAGCAGCCAGGGCTGCCCTCTCAGGCCTGCTCAGTGCAGCCCTCCGGTGGGCAGCCCCCAGGCAGGCAGCTGCACTATGGGACACTGTACCCACCCAGCCCCAGTGGGCATGGGCAACAGTCTTACCACCGGCCGATGAGTGACTTCAGCCTGGGGAAC CTGGAGCAGTTCAGCATGGAGAACCCATCAACCAGCCTGGCGCTGGATCCCCCTGGCTTTTCCGAAGGGCCTGGATTTTTAGGCGGTGAGGGGCCAGTGAGTGGCCCCCAGGACCCCCATGCCCTCAACCACCAGAACTTAACCCACTGTTCCCGCCATGGCTCAGGGCCTAACATCATCCTCACAG GAGACCCTTCCCCCGGTTTCTCTAAGGAGATTTCAGCGGCCCTGGCTGGAGTGCCCGGTTTTGAGGTGTCAGCAgctgggctggagctggggctggggctggaggaggagctgcGCATGGAGCCTCTGGGCCTGGAGGGGCTCAACATGCTGAGCGACCCCTGTGCCCTGCTGCCTGACCCTGCTGTGGAGGACTCGTTCCGCAGTGACCGGCTGCAGTGA
- the CRTC2 gene encoding CREB-regulated transcription coactivator 2 isoform X3 — MATSGANGPGSATASASNPRKFSEKIALQKQRQAEETAAFEEVMMDIGSTRLQAQKLRLAYTRSSHYGGSLPNVNQIGCGLAEFQSPLHSPLDSSRSTRHHGLVERVQRDPRRMVSPLRRYPRHIDSSPYSPAYLSPPPESSWRRTSSDSALHTSVMNPSPQDTYPGPAPPSVLPSRRGASSTVSFAGFLDGEMDSKVPAIEENLPDDKHLLKPWDAKKLSSSSSRPRSCEVPGINIFPSPDQPATVPVLPPAMNTGGSLPDLTNLHFPPPLPTPLDPEETVYPSLSGGNSTSNLTHTMTHLGISGGLGLGPGYDAPGLHSPLSHPSLQSSLSNPNLQASLSSPQPQLQGSHSHPSLPASSLARHALSTTSLGHPSLSAPALSSSSSSSSASSPVLGAPPYPASTPGASPRHRRVPLSPLSLPAGPADARRSQQQLPKQFSPTMSPTLSSITQGVALDTSKLPSDQRLPPYPYSPPSLVLPTQPPTPKPLQQPGLPSQACSVQPSGGQPPGRQLHYGTLYPPSPSGHGQQSYHRPMSDFSLGNLEQFSMENPSTSLALDPPGFSEGPGFLGGEGPVSGPQDPHALNHQNLTHCSRHGSGPNIILTGDPSPGFSKEISAALAGVPGFEVSAAGLELGLGLEEELRMEPLGLEGLNMLSDPCALLPDPAVEDSFRSDRLQ, encoded by the exons ATGGCGACGTCGGGGGCGAACGGGCCCGGCTCGGCCACGGCCTCAGCTTCCAATCCGCGCAAGTTTAGTGAGAAGATCGCGCTGCAGAAGCAGCGTCAGGCCGAGGAGACGGCGGCCTTCGAGGAGGTGATGATGGACATCGGCTCCACCCGG TTACAGGCCCAAAAACTGCGACTGGCATACACAAGGAGCTCCCATTATGGTGGCTCTCTGCCCAACGTGAACCAGATTGGCTGTGGCCTGGCTGAGTTCCAG AGCCCCCTCCACTCCCCTTTGGATTCATCCCGGAGCACTCGGCACCACGGGCTGGTGGAACGGGTGCAGCGAGATCCCCGAAGAATGGTGTCCCCACTTCGCCGCTACCCCCGCCACAT TGACAGCTCTCCCTATAGTCCTGCCTACTTATCTCCTCCCCCGGAGTCCAGCTGGCGGAG GACAAGCTCTGACTCTGCCCTTCACACAAGTGTGATGAACCCCAGCCCTCAGGACACTTATCCAGGCCCTGCACCCCCCAGCGTCCTGCCCAGCCGCCGGGGAG CCAGCTCCACCGTATCCTTTGCAGGTTTTCTGGATGGCGAAATGGACTCCAAAG TCCCTGCTATTGAGGAGAACTTGCCAGATGACAAGCATTTGCTGAAACCATGGGATGCTAAGAAG ctgtccTCATCCTCCTCCCGACCTCGGTCCTGTGAAGTCCCTGGAATTAA catCTTTCCATCTCCTGACCAGCCTGCCACTGTGCCTGTCCTCCCACCTGCCATGAACACGGGAGGCTCCCTACCTGACCTCACCAACCTGCACTTTCCCCCACCGCTGCCCACCCCCCTGGACCCAGAGGAGACAGTCTACCCCAGCCTGAGTGGGGGCAACAGTACCTCCAATTTGACCCACACCATGACCCACCTGGGCATCAGcgggggcctgggcctgggcccagGCTATGATGCACCAG GACTTCATTCACCTCTCAGCCACCCATCCTTGCAGTCTTCCCTAAGCAATCCCAACCTCCAGGCTTCCCTGAGCAGTCCTCAGCCCCAGCTCCAGGGCTCCCACAGTCACCCCTCACTGCCTGCCTCCTCCTTGGCCCGCCATGCACTGTCCACCACCTCCCTGGGTCACCCCTCACTCAGCGCCCcggccctctcctcctcctcttcctcctcttctgcttCATCTCCGGTGCTGGGTGCCCCCCCTTACCCAGCTTCTACCCCTGGGGCCTCTCCCCGCCACCGCCGTGTGCCCCTCAGTCCCCTGAGTTTGCCCGCGGGCCCAGCCGACGCCAGAAGGTCCCAACAGCAACTGCCCAAACAGTTTTCGCCAACAATGTCACCCACCTTGTCTTCCATCACTCAG GGCGTCGCCCTGGACACCAGTAAGCTGCCCAGTGACCAGCGGCTGCCTCCATACCCGTACAGTCCCCCAAGTTTGGTTCTGCCCACCCAGCCACCCACCCCAAAGCCTCTGCAGCAGCCAGGGCTGCCCTCTCAGGCCTGCTCAGTGCAGCCCTCCGGTGGGCAGCCCCCAGGCAGGCAGCTGCACTATGGGACACTGTACCCACCCAGCCCCAGTGGGCATGGGCAACAGTCTTACCACCGGCCGATGAGTGACTTCAGCCTGGGGAAC CTGGAGCAGTTCAGCATGGAGAACCCATCAACCAGCCTGGCGCTGGATCCCCCTGGCTTTTCCGAAGGGCCTGGATTTTTAGGCGGTGAGGGGCCAGTGAGTGGCCCCCAGGACCCCCATGCCCTCAACCACCAGAACTTAACCCACTGTTCCCGCCATGGCTCAGGGCCTAACATCATCCTCACAG GAGACCCTTCCCCCGGTTTCTCTAAGGAGATTTCAGCGGCCCTGGCTGGAGTGCCCGGTTTTGAGGTGTCAGCAgctgggctggagctggggctggggctggaggaggagctgcGCATGGAGCCTCTGGGCCTGGAGGGGCTCAACATGCTGAGCGACCCCTGTGCCCTGCTGCCTGACCCTGCTGTGGAGGACTCGTTCCGCAGTGACCGGCTGCAGTGA
- the CRTC2 gene encoding CREB-regulated transcription coactivator 2 isoform X4, translating to MATSGANGPGSATASASNPRKFSEKIALQKQRQAEETAAFEEVMMDIGSTRLQAQKLRLAYTRSSHYGGSLPNVNQIGCGLAEFQSPLHSPLDSSRSTRHHGLVERVQRDPRRMVSPLRRYPRHIDSSPYSPAYLSPPPESSWRRTSSDSALHTSVMNPSPQDTYPGPAPPSVLPSRRGGFLDGEMDSKVPAIEENLPDDKHLLKPWDAKKLSSSSSRPRSCEVPGINIFPSPDQPATVPVLPPAMNTGGSLPDLTNLHFPPPLPTPLDPEETVYPSLSGGNSTSNLTHTMTHLGISGGLGLGPGYDAPGLHSPLSHPSLQSSLSNPNLQASLSSPQPQLQGSHSHPSLPASSLARHALSTTSLGHPSLSAPALSSSSSSSSASSPVLGAPPYPASTPGASPRHRRVPLSPLSLPAGPADARRSQQQLPKQFSPTMSPTLSSITQGVALDTSKLPSDQRLPPYPYSPPSLVLPTQPPTPKPLQQPGLPSQACSVQPSGGQPPGRQLHYGTLYPPSPSGHGQQSYHRPMSDFSLGNLEQFSMENPSTSLALDPPGFSEGPGFLGGEGPVSGPQDPHALNHQNLTHCSRHGSGPNIILTGDPSPGFSKEISAALAGVPGFEVSAAGLELGLGLEEELRMEPLGLEGLNMLSDPCALLPDPAVEDSFRSDRLQ from the exons ATGGCGACGTCGGGGGCGAACGGGCCCGGCTCGGCCACGGCCTCAGCTTCCAATCCGCGCAAGTTTAGTGAGAAGATCGCGCTGCAGAAGCAGCGTCAGGCCGAGGAGACGGCGGCCTTCGAGGAGGTGATGATGGACATCGGCTCCACCCGG TTACAGGCCCAAAAACTGCGACTGGCATACACAAGGAGCTCCCATTATGGTGGCTCTCTGCCCAACGTGAACCAGATTGGCTGTGGCCTGGCTGAGTTCCAG AGCCCCCTCCACTCCCCTTTGGATTCATCCCGGAGCACTCGGCACCACGGGCTGGTGGAACGGGTGCAGCGAGATCCCCGAAGAATGGTGTCCCCACTTCGCCGCTACCCCCGCCACAT TGACAGCTCTCCCTATAGTCCTGCCTACTTATCTCCTCCCCCGGAGTCCAGCTGGCGGAG GACAAGCTCTGACTCTGCCCTTCACACAAGTGTGATGAACCCCAGCCCTCAGGACACTTATCCAGGCCCTGCACCCCCCAGCGTCCTGCCCAGCCGCCGGGGAG GTTTTCTGGATGGCGAAATGGACTCCAAAG TCCCTGCTATTGAGGAGAACTTGCCAGATGACAAGCATTTGCTGAAACCATGGGATGCTAAGAAG ctgtccTCATCCTCCTCCCGACCTCGGTCCTGTGAAGTCCCTGGAATTAA catCTTTCCATCTCCTGACCAGCCTGCCACTGTGCCTGTCCTCCCACCTGCCATGAACACGGGAGGCTCCCTACCTGACCTCACCAACCTGCACTTTCCCCCACCGCTGCCCACCCCCCTGGACCCAGAGGAGACAGTCTACCCCAGCCTGAGTGGGGGCAACAGTACCTCCAATTTGACCCACACCATGACCCACCTGGGCATCAGcgggggcctgggcctgggcccagGCTATGATGCACCAG GACTTCATTCACCTCTCAGCCACCCATCCTTGCAGTCTTCCCTAAGCAATCCCAACCTCCAGGCTTCCCTGAGCAGTCCTCAGCCCCAGCTCCAGGGCTCCCACAGTCACCCCTCACTGCCTGCCTCCTCCTTGGCCCGCCATGCACTGTCCACCACCTCCCTGGGTCACCCCTCACTCAGCGCCCcggccctctcctcctcctcttcctcctcttctgcttCATCTCCGGTGCTGGGTGCCCCCCCTTACCCAGCTTCTACCCCTGGGGCCTCTCCCCGCCACCGCCGTGTGCCCCTCAGTCCCCTGAGTTTGCCCGCGGGCCCAGCCGACGCCAGAAGGTCCCAACAGCAACTGCCCAAACAGTTTTCGCCAACAATGTCACCCACCTTGTCTTCCATCACTCAG GGCGTCGCCCTGGACACCAGTAAGCTGCCCAGTGACCAGCGGCTGCCTCCATACCCGTACAGTCCCCCAAGTTTGGTTCTGCCCACCCAGCCACCCACCCCAAAGCCTCTGCAGCAGCCAGGGCTGCCCTCTCAGGCCTGCTCAGTGCAGCCCTCCGGTGGGCAGCCCCCAGGCAGGCAGCTGCACTATGGGACACTGTACCCACCCAGCCCCAGTGGGCATGGGCAACAGTCTTACCACCGGCCGATGAGTGACTTCAGCCTGGGGAAC CTGGAGCAGTTCAGCATGGAGAACCCATCAACCAGCCTGGCGCTGGATCCCCCTGGCTTTTCCGAAGGGCCTGGATTTTTAGGCGGTGAGGGGCCAGTGAGTGGCCCCCAGGACCCCCATGCCCTCAACCACCAGAACTTAACCCACTGTTCCCGCCATGGCTCAGGGCCTAACATCATCCTCACAG GAGACCCTTCCCCCGGTTTCTCTAAGGAGATTTCAGCGGCCCTGGCTGGAGTGCCCGGTTTTGAGGTGTCAGCAgctgggctggagctggggctggggctggaggaggagctgcGCATGGAGCCTCTGGGCCTGGAGGGGCTCAACATGCTGAGCGACCCCTGTGCCCTGCTGCCTGACCCTGCTGTGGAGGACTCGTTCCGCAGTGACCGGCTGCAGTGA
- the CRTC2 gene encoding CREB-regulated transcription coactivator 2 isoform X5 has protein sequence MVSPLRRYPRHIDSSPYSPAYLSPPPESSWRRTMPWGNFPAEKGQLFRLPSALNRTSSDSALHTSVMNPSPQDTYPGPAPPSVLPSRRGASSTVSFAGFLDGEMDSKVPAIEENLPDDKHLLKPWDAKKLSSSSSRPRSCEVPGINIFPSPDQPATVPVLPPAMNTGGSLPDLTNLHFPPPLPTPLDPEETVYPSLSGGNSTSNLTHTMTHLGISGGLGLGPGYDAPGLHSPLSHPSLQSSLSNPNLQASLSSPQPQLQGSHSHPSLPASSLARHALSTTSLGHPSLSAPALSSSSSSSSASSPVLGAPPYPASTPGASPRHRRVPLSPLSLPAGPADARRSQQQLPKQFSPTMSPTLSSITQGVALDTSKLPSDQRLPPYPYSPPSLVLPTQPPTPKPLQQPGLPSQACSVQPSGGQPPGRQLHYGTLYPPSPSGHGQQSYHRPMSDFSLGNLEQFSMENPSTSLALDPPGFSEGPGFLGGEGPVSGPQDPHALNHQNLTHCSRHGSGPNIILTGDPSPGFSKEISAALAGVPGFEVSAAGLELGLGLEEELRMEPLGLEGLNMLSDPCALLPDPAVEDSFRSDRLQ, from the exons ATGGTGTCCCCACTTCGCCGCTACCCCCGCCACAT TGACAGCTCTCCCTATAGTCCTGCCTACTTATCTCCTCCCCCGGAGTCCAGCTGGCGGAG GACAATGCCCTGGGGCAATTTCCCTGCAGAGAAGGGGCAGTTGTTTCGACTACCATCTGCACTTAACAG GACAAGCTCTGACTCTGCCCTTCACACAAGTGTGATGAACCCCAGCCCTCAGGACACTTATCCAGGCCCTGCACCCCCCAGCGTCCTGCCCAGCCGCCGGGGAG CCAGCTCCACCGTATCCTTTGCAGGTTTTCTGGATGGCGAAATGGACTCCAAAG TCCCTGCTATTGAGGAGAACTTGCCAGATGACAAGCATTTGCTGAAACCATGGGATGCTAAGAAG ctgtccTCATCCTCCTCCCGACCTCGGTCCTGTGAAGTCCCTGGAATTAA catCTTTCCATCTCCTGACCAGCCTGCCACTGTGCCTGTCCTCCCACCTGCCATGAACACGGGAGGCTCCCTACCTGACCTCACCAACCTGCACTTTCCCCCACCGCTGCCCACCCCCCTGGACCCAGAGGAGACAGTCTACCCCAGCCTGAGTGGGGGCAACAGTACCTCCAATTTGACCCACACCATGACCCACCTGGGCATCAGcgggggcctgggcctgggcccagGCTATGATGCACCAG GACTTCATTCACCTCTCAGCCACCCATCCTTGCAGTCTTCCCTAAGCAATCCCAACCTCCAGGCTTCCCTGAGCAGTCCTCAGCCCCAGCTCCAGGGCTCCCACAGTCACCCCTCACTGCCTGCCTCCTCCTTGGCCCGCCATGCACTGTCCACCACCTCCCTGGGTCACCCCTCACTCAGCGCCCcggccctctcctcctcctcttcctcctcttctgcttCATCTCCGGTGCTGGGTGCCCCCCCTTACCCAGCTTCTACCCCTGGGGCCTCTCCCCGCCACCGCCGTGTGCCCCTCAGTCCCCTGAGTTTGCCCGCGGGCCCAGCCGACGCCAGAAGGTCCCAACAGCAACTGCCCAAACAGTTTTCGCCAACAATGTCACCCACCTTGTCTTCCATCACTCAG GGCGTCGCCCTGGACACCAGTAAGCTGCCCAGTGACCAGCGGCTGCCTCCATACCCGTACAGTCCCCCAAGTTTGGTTCTGCCCACCCAGCCACCCACCCCAAAGCCTCTGCAGCAGCCAGGGCTGCCCTCTCAGGCCTGCTCAGTGCAGCCCTCCGGTGGGCAGCCCCCAGGCAGGCAGCTGCACTATGGGACACTGTACCCACCCAGCCCCAGTGGGCATGGGCAACAGTCTTACCACCGGCCGATGAGTGACTTCAGCCTGGGGAAC CTGGAGCAGTTCAGCATGGAGAACCCATCAACCAGCCTGGCGCTGGATCCCCCTGGCTTTTCCGAAGGGCCTGGATTTTTAGGCGGTGAGGGGCCAGTGAGTGGCCCCCAGGACCCCCATGCCCTCAACCACCAGAACTTAACCCACTGTTCCCGCCATGGCTCAGGGCCTAACATCATCCTCACAG GAGACCCTTCCCCCGGTTTCTCTAAGGAGATTTCAGCGGCCCTGGCTGGAGTGCCCGGTTTTGAGGTGTCAGCAgctgggctggagctggggctggggctggaggaggagctgcGCATGGAGCCTCTGGGCCTGGAGGGGCTCAACATGCTGAGCGACCCCTGTGCCCTGCTGCCTGACCCTGCTGTGGAGGACTCGTTCCGCAGTGACCGGCTGCAGTGA